The stretch of DNA GCAAAAGGCGCACCACCAGCTTCGTCTCCCGTTCCGGACGATATCACGCCGCTAAAAGGCGCCGTGGAAATTTCGGATGAGAAAGCGCCGGATCTTACAGGCACCTGGAAAGGACACGTGCTTGAGTATCACAGGCATCCCAAAATGGAAATAATAGAGCAAAATGGAAGCCAGATAAAAGGCATATACAGCGGGCTTCTGGGCAAATTTCCCTTGACTGGCTCAGTCGATCTAGTAAACCAGACTGTTCAACTCAATGTTGATTTTTCCAGATCCAGACTGGCTAAATGGAAGAGAAGAGATACCGTAATAGCAGTCTTCAATGGCACAATCAAAGACGAGGTAATCAGCGGCATAGCGTCGATTCCGGAATTCGGCGACAAATCCGTTCACTTCGAAGCAAAGAAACGCCAAAAAACTGATTAAAGTCGCAAAGACAGAATCGACCAGAGACCGAATCCGGCAATAATCGCTGCGGAAGAGAAATTTATGACTGCCATTCCCTTTCGGTTGAGCAGATGACTAAATCTGGAGACGCTTGCGCTTAACGTAAGCCACCACAATGCAGAACCAGCAAAGACTCCTAGCACCACATACAGTGCCTGGAGAGACAGTCTTTCAACTCCAAAAGCGGAGAGTATGGCTGAAAAACTCAAAATCGTCATAGGATTAGTAATAGTCAAAGCAAATGTCTCAAGAAGAGCCTTGCGAGCGCTGGCAGTGGCATATTCGGTGCCCATTGTGCCAGTATCAGTATCAGTATCAGTGCCAGTATCAGTATCAGTGCCGGTGCCAGTTCCAGTTCCAGTTCCAGTTCCAGTTCCGGTGCCGGTGCCAGAGTCAGTGCCTCTCTCGACATCAGGACGAAGGTCGGTCTGCTCAGTCGAGCTTCGAAAGACCTTGAAAGAAATATAAAGCAGCAGCAGACCGCCACCAATATGCAAAGGCAAGGTCAGCGCTGCGAACAATTTTGTCAGGGCAGCCAGTCCGACTATGGCAGCAACTGCATACAAGCCGTCAGCCAAAGCTGCTCCCATTCCAGCAGACAAACCAACTTTCCACCCATCCAACAGCGACTTCCGAATGCAAATAACGCCAATAGGCCCGACCGGAGCCGCTATGGATACTCCTATCAACAAACCGCGGAAAAACAAATCCATAATTCAAACCTCAAACTTTATCGCCTCTGCTCACTTTGACCGACAGATTGTTGAGAGGCAGTTTCAAAGTCTCCTTGACAGAAGAGAGCGCAATGATCGTCTGCGTTTTTGCGACTCCACCTGAGTCTTTCAAATCATTCGAAATCAAGTGCTCCAGTTCAGCGGTGTTTTGACAACGAATCTTGAGCAAGTAGTCATACTCTCCCGTTATGTGGTGACACTCCTGCACCGCGTCGGCATTGTGCACGAATTCGACGAAAGCAGCCCTGTGTTTCGGGTGCTCCAGAACTACCGCCACAAACGCCAAAAGCGAACAGCCGACCGCATCAGGATTGACTACTGCAGCGTAAGATTTGATTGTGCCTGCTTCTTCCAGCTTCTTTACACGGTCGGCTGTACTGGGTCCGGAAAGATTTAAAACGCCGGAAAGCTCCGACCAGGAAGAACGCCCATTTTCCATCAAATGGTTGAGAGCCATTAAATCCAAATTATCCATTCTGCAGCCCTTAAAAACGAAGGAATTTGATCCAATTATCCTAGATTTCAAAGGCAATGTCAAGCAATCGCCTTCAATCACGGCACAAACCGTTGCCAACAGGAAATTCGGACTCATGCGTTAGAATGTCGAGTCTGATTTGATAGGTTCTCTCGTGACAGTACTGGTCTGCATATCAGGAAACGCGTTTATATGCTAAAAACCATTGGCACCACATTCAGTGCCGCCTTTCTCTGCACAACGCTCGCCGTTGTAAGCGCAATAGCATCGCCCACGGTCAAAGATTTTTCCGGGAATGCCGACTATTACGCGAACTGCTACCACGGTAAAAAAACTGCCTCAGGTGCGCTGCACGACAAAACAAAATTTATGGCAGCGCATAGAACCCTGCCCTTTGGAACGAAAGTGCGCATCACCCATCGCAAAACAAAGAAGCAATGCGTCGTCGTGATCAACGATCGCGGACCGTTTACAGCAGACCGAGTCATTGACGTCTCTTACGCAGCCGCTCAAGAGCTTGGAATCGTCAGCGGCAGCAAAATGGTCGATTGCGAAGTCATCGCAGAAGACTGAGCCTGGTTCATCACCACTCGACGGTAAGTTCGTCTTCCTGCTTCTTCAAATGTTCTGATTGCTGGATTTTTGAATGAACCATCAAATATGCCGATAACGCCTTCTCTCGAAGAGGGGTAACGGGACAGTTATCACGCATATGTGCGAACTTTTTACGCGCATCCAGATGCCGCCCAGCCATGTAGTAGCTCATGCCAAGATAAAGTTGGGCATCCCACTGGTCGGCAGCGACATTCTGCAAAAGCTCG from Candidatus Melainabacteria bacterium encodes:
- a CDS encoding Lrp/AsnC family transcriptional regulator, whose protein sequence is MDNLDLMALNHLMENGRSSWSELSGVLNLSGPSTADRVKKLEEAGTIKSYAAVVNPDAVGCSLLAFVAVVLEHPKHRAAFVEFVHNADAVQECHHITGEYDYLLKIRCQNTAELEHLISNDLKDSGGVAKTQTIIALSSVKETLKLPLNNLSVKVSRGDKV
- a CDS encoding septal ring lytic transglycosylase RlpA family protein, whose product is MLKTIGTTFSAAFLCTTLAVVSAIASPTVKDFSGNADYYANCYHGKKTASGALHDKTKFMAAHRTLPFGTKVRITHRKTKKQCVVVINDRGPFTADRVIDVSYAAAQELGIVSGSKMVDCEVIAED
- a CDS encoding tetratricopeptide repeat protein, translated to MTAFNFDAILRANTLIDKSYYASLAVASLLTDPFTHMEEDWFLLGLEAYQNKDYAQAIELLQNVAADQWDAQLYLGMSYYMAGRHLDARKKFAHMRDNCPVTPLREKALSAYLMVHSKIQQSEHLKKQEDELTVEW